Genomic segment of Parachlamydia sp. AcF125:
CTCCAAACAATTGGACAATTCTTTTCAAGGAATACAAAAATACCCATTTAGCCCTAAGAAAGCACATCTCTTCTTAGGGTAGATTGCCTATTAACCGGCATGCAGGGCAGCAGCAAAAACGGGTGTTTTTTTTCAGGCCACTCTTTTCGGCATGCGATAAGTTGCTAATTTTTTTTTCGCAATTTCCCTTAAATTGAGGGAGAAGCGATAGCGCAATACTCCAAATTTTTCTTCCTCCCCTATTTTATGCATTCCTATTTTTTTTAAAATTTTCACTGAGGCAGGATTATCGGGCCTAGCGGTTGCTCTAATTTCTTCTAGAGGCTTGCCCCCTAAAGTATACCCTTCTTTAATAATTGCAGGAGCATATTCTTTTACCAGCGCAGTGACCGCTTCTGTTCCAAATCCCTGATCCCAATATTGCTTCCTGAAAAGGTATGCAAGCTCGGCTTGTCCTGCTGCCCCCCCGTAGCCGATTACGACATGGCCTATAAACTCATCTGTGTCCTTTTTAAAGACTGCTAAGCCACTAAAGGGATTATTTTGATGCCAGCGTTTTACCCACACCTCTTTGATACGCTTCTCTATATCTTGCCTGGTTTTAGTCTGCCCCGTAGCAAATTTGGCCATCACTTCCTTATCCCCAAATAAAGCAGCGAAGGAATTACAATCTTCTTCAGAAGGCTCCACTGATCTAATATGTAACCTCTCAGTCTCAATTGTAACAGCCAAGACGCCATGTTCATCTACAAAAAAGCTCACTTCGGAACTTCCCCGATAGGTATGGGTACTTGAATAGGTATACGTATTTGAATAGATAGGCGTACTTAATATGTCTATCGCTAAACTCATAAGGACCTCCAAAGTTAAATTTTAAATAGGAGCCAAAAAAAACTTAATCATTTCAAATTAATTAATTGTTATCGATAATATTGTCAAATTTAAAAAGAAAAAAATCTCAAAATAAATTTATTAATGGCCACCTGTCATTTAAAAAGTCTTTAAGAAAGTTTATTTGTATATAATTCCCTAAGCAATCTAGTACGGCCCGGGACTGTAACGTCAAAAAGGCTCTCTTGGCTTCGAAAAGATTCTAAAACCATAAGAATGTAGCCAAAAAACGGCACAATATTGGATTAGCAAAAGGTTTAAGGTAGGCTTGAATTTGTTAACGCTTAGGGATTAATCGCGCGAGAAAACGAATTTAATGCGAAATTATTAAAAATGTTTCTCAAAAAGATAAATCTTTTGGTTTCTGGTTCTCTTTCCGGTTTATTTCAACCTGTACCATTTTTTTTATAATGGTTTTAATTTCTTGAGTCATTTTATCTTCTAAAACGTTT
This window contains:
- a CDS encoding GNAT family N-acetyltransferase — encoded protein: MSLAIDILSTPIYSNTYTYSSTHTYRGSSEVSFFVDEHGVLAVTIETERLHIRSVEPSEEDCNSFAALFGDKEVMAKFATGQTKTRQDIEKRIKEVWVKRWHQNNPFSGLAVFKKDTDEFIGHVVIGYGGAAGQAELAYLFRKQYWDQGFGTEAVTALVKEYAPAIIKEGYTLGGKPLEEIRATARPDNPASVKILKKIGMHKIGEEEKFGVLRYRFSLNLREIAKKKLATYRMPKRVA